From a single Vibrio sp. BS-M-Sm-2 genomic region:
- a CDS encoding TetR/AcrR family transcriptional regulator: MTVKDQKRGRPKSGSSQLSAEKILDTAKGMMREGGKVPSIRGLATELGVDAMAIYHYFKNKNDLLESITVSLVEEVAQPEQNQEWQENLYQLSVSYLSVLNDYSGLLETLLTMKSLGPVEVFSERFEAVVNPLNLTLEQTEDALHLLVDYLHGYALALNCNPDRTEITVEMVRKPLGLYCLGIEQLKSL, translated from the coding sequence ATGACTGTCAAGGATCAAAAACGAGGTCGACCAAAGAGTGGATCAAGCCAACTGAGTGCCGAAAAGATCTTAGATACGGCAAAGGGCATGATGCGTGAAGGCGGTAAAGTTCCGAGTATCAGAGGGTTAGCCACAGAACTCGGCGTAGATGCGATGGCGATATACCATTACTTCAAAAACAAAAATGATCTATTGGAATCGATCACTGTCTCTTTGGTGGAAGAGGTGGCACAGCCTGAACAGAACCAAGAGTGGCAAGAGAATCTTTATCAACTCAGCGTGAGTTACCTGTCGGTGTTAAATGACTATAGTGGCTTACTTGAAACCTTGCTAACGATGAAGTCGCTTGGGCCCGTTGAGGTATTTAGTGAGCGCTTTGAAGCGGTAGTGAACCCGCTGAATCTCACACTAGAGCAAACCGAAGACGCTCTTCATTTGCTAGTGGACTATTTACACGGTTACGCGCTTGCATTGAACTGTAACCCGGATAGAACAGAGATTACGGTTGAGATGGTGAGAAAGCCTTTAGGCCTCTATTGTTTGGGTATCGAGCAGCTGAAATCGTTGTGA
- a CDS encoding iron-containing alcohol dehydrogenase, with translation MTQFQYYQPTKLTFGAGEIQKVGQLVAQYGKRCLVVSEPIFDAVKPAYDRIFALLAEQGIEVTHFDGVVPNPPTTVVELGRQVAVSANCDVVLAIGGGSSIDTAKIISAAINAESLDWAHWFATYDSPFGEIQDLPAQVVPLIAVPTTSGTGSQVTQAAVITDMEQHAKLTLFHPEFFPCEALIDPELMLTLPPRMTAMTGFDAFSHAFESFTGTRPSPFVDAMALQAMKLVVENLPNVVDNGADLAGRCELAKADTLGGISLANGGAGAPHPLGEILGSSKTNLPHGLTLAVVYPAYVQLQWRKQPERFAQVAELFGAVGSTEEKAQSLAALLVKFLERIGLESNLTQVGVTQEDVLKLEPAFCFDLPLTSGDEMKKVLHASLV, from the coding sequence ATGACACAGTTTCAATATTATCAGCCGACAAAATTGACATTTGGTGCAGGAGAAATTCAAAAGGTTGGGCAGCTTGTTGCTCAATATGGCAAACGATGCCTCGTGGTCAGTGAGCCAATTTTTGATGCCGTGAAACCTGCTTATGACCGTATTTTTGCCCTGCTAGCAGAGCAAGGAATTGAAGTGACACATTTTGATGGCGTGGTACCAAACCCACCAACCACTGTTGTGGAGCTTGGCCGTCAAGTAGCTGTCTCGGCAAATTGTGATGTGGTGTTAGCGATTGGTGGTGGCTCTTCGATTGATACAGCAAAAATCATTTCTGCTGCTATCAATGCAGAGTCTTTGGACTGGGCGCATTGGTTCGCAACCTATGACTCACCGTTTGGAGAAATCCAAGATTTACCCGCTCAAGTTGTTCCTTTGATCGCAGTACCGACAACGTCTGGTACAGGGTCACAGGTAACGCAAGCTGCGGTGATTACAGACATGGAACAGCACGCAAAACTGACTTTGTTTCATCCGGAGTTCTTTCCTTGCGAAGCGCTGATTGATCCAGAGTTAATGTTAACACTGCCGCCTCGTATGACTGCAATGACGGGTTTTGATGCTTTTTCTCATGCGTTTGAATCATTTACTGGCACGCGTCCATCTCCTTTTGTGGATGCAATGGCGTTACAAGCCATGAAGCTGGTGGTTGAAAACTTGCCAAATGTTGTAGACAACGGAGCAGATTTAGCTGGTCGTTGCGAGTTGGCGAAAGCCGACACGTTAGGCGGAATTTCACTAGCAAATGGTGGTGCTGGAGCGCCGCATCCTCTTGGGGAGATTTTGGGCAGTAGTAAAACGAACTTACCACATGGTTTAACACTCGCTGTTGTTTATCCGGCGTATGTGCAACTTCAGTGGCGAAAACAGCCGGAGCGATTTGCACAAGTGGCTGAGCTCTTTGGTGCCGTGGGAAGCACTGAAGAAAAAGCTCAATCATTGGCGGCACTTCTTGTGAAGTTTCTTGAGCGAATTGGCCTTGAGTCGAATTTAACTCAAGTCGGGGTAACTCAAGAAGATGTTCTTAAGCTAGAGCCTGCTTTCTGCTTTGATTTACCGCTGACTAGCGGTGATGAAATGAAAAAAGTATTACACGCCAGTTTGGTCTAG
- a CDS encoding Cof-type HAD-IIB family hydrolase, translating to MKYQAVIIDLDGTLLRDDEQICSNNKEAISLAVNSGYCVSLASGRPHQLMMPYVEKLGLSLPIICCNGAYLFDPITQNIMNPQILGRDFLIDLVSLLNEGHFAFTLYSSRGVFAQKASQHTEDLVKKAQVINADISIQVVPAISELLEQAGDVYKVLVSSSDKVALNQLRDALQAHCQADLSAPTKLDITSTLATKGHALTQWLKQQNISAQNTIAFGDGDNDASMFRLVGEPVAMDNASPSLKGLANLIVTNNNGCGIGQYLRLTVQEGQKTYQHSFNY from the coding sequence ATGAAGTATCAAGCAGTCATTATTGATTTAGATGGAACATTGTTAAGAGATGATGAGCAAATCTGCTCAAACAATAAAGAAGCGATCTCGCTTGCTGTGAACAGCGGTTATTGCGTCAGTCTAGCGAGTGGTCGACCGCATCAGTTAATGATGCCTTATGTCGAAAAGCTTGGTTTGTCTTTACCTATCATCTGCTGTAACGGTGCATACCTTTTTGACCCAATCACGCAGAACATAATGAACCCACAAATTCTGGGACGTGATTTTCTCATTGATCTAGTGAGCCTGCTGAATGAAGGACACTTTGCTTTCACTCTTTATTCAAGCCGTGGCGTGTTTGCTCAAAAAGCGTCACAGCACACAGAAGACTTGGTCAAAAAAGCGCAAGTCATTAATGCAGACATATCCATTCAAGTCGTTCCTGCTATCAGTGAACTGCTTGAACAGGCTGGCGACGTATACAAAGTGCTTGTTTCAAGCTCGGACAAAGTCGCTTTGAACCAATTAAGGGATGCTTTGCAAGCTCATTGCCAAGCTGATTTATCTGCACCAACAAAACTCGACATTACGTCGACGTTAGCCACAAAAGGCCATGCGCTAACTCAGTGGCTGAAACAACAAAATATATCCGCTCAAAATACCATAGCTTTTGGAGATGGGGACAACGATGCCTCTATGTTCCGACTCGTCGGGGAGCCTGTTGCTATGGATAACGCTAGCCCTTCATTAAAGGGTTTAGCAAACCTTATTGTCACCAATAACAACGGTTGTGGAATTGGTCAGTATCTTCGCCTCACGGTGCAAGAAGGCCAGAAAACATACCAACATTCTTTTAATTATTAA
- a CDS encoding phospholipase D family protein yields the protein MPVLQRISLTLILAAILGGCSSLPEGIDHPAEPYTSYGSSTLSVLADEYQPASAQATTAVRLQESGWDALAQRLALVESAEHTIDIQYYIWNSDESGSYLASRLLAAAERGVKVRVMLDDINLNEREGLLSALDAHPNVEIRIFNPTPTRRGFSKWLSFLGDFSRLNRRMHNKSFTVDGTLSVVGGRNIGDEYFDLSDEINFRDRDVLVMGTVVTTIQTSFIEYWDSRWSYPVDMLGDEEQPDLSKIDDITVPQYKNYPELPLNREAADSLLKEALDEMTWVNARFAYDRPVPIDSDNTDEPKATAVLLGQLASESKQEILLESAYLVFDDGQLEEWQVLNKSGVEIKALTNSMASNDLVTNHSAYAGRRYDMLEHGIDLFELKPDSKLCEASTQDMSKCAPETAYGLHAKSVVFDRSIASIGSFNFNLRSTYLNTESVLIIENKAIAETLAETIEQAMSEDNSWRLELEDGDVYWYSGEQSWDSEPETGKWERMQSGFLQLLPIEKYL from the coding sequence ATGCCTGTGCTCCAACGCATCAGTTTAACCTTAATTTTAGCCGCTATTCTGGGCGGTTGTTCTTCATTACCAGAAGGCATCGACCACCCTGCAGAACCGTACACCTCTTATGGATCAAGCACTTTGTCGGTTTTGGCAGATGAATATCAACCCGCATCAGCGCAGGCGACGACCGCCGTTCGTTTACAAGAATCCGGTTGGGATGCTTTAGCGCAGCGATTGGCGTTGGTTGAAAGTGCAGAGCACACCATTGATATTCAATACTACATCTGGAACTCAGATGAATCAGGCAGCTACCTCGCCAGCCGTTTGTTAGCCGCGGCTGAGCGTGGTGTGAAGGTTCGCGTAATGCTGGATGATATCAATCTCAACGAGCGTGAAGGCCTATTATCGGCACTCGACGCTCACCCGAATGTCGAGATCCGCATCTTCAACCCAACACCAACGCGCCGTGGTTTCAGTAAGTGGTTGAGCTTCCTTGGCGACTTCTCTCGCTTAAACCGCCGTATGCACAACAAGTCGTTTACCGTAGATGGCACCTTGTCTGTGGTTGGTGGACGTAATATTGGTGATGAATATTTCGATCTTTCTGATGAAATCAACTTCCGAGATCGTGATGTATTGGTGATGGGCACAGTCGTTACCACTATCCAAACCAGCTTTATTGAGTATTGGGACAGCCGTTGGTCTTACCCAGTCGATATGTTAGGTGACGAGGAACAACCGGATCTTTCAAAGATTGACGATATAACCGTTCCGCAATACAAAAACTACCCAGAGTTACCATTAAATCGTGAAGCGGCAGATAGCCTGCTGAAAGAGGCTCTAGATGAGATGACTTGGGTGAATGCTCGTTTTGCTTATGATCGCCCTGTGCCTATCGACTCAGACAATACCGACGAACCGAAAGCAACGGCGGTTCTGTTAGGGCAGCTAGCCAGTGAATCTAAACAAGAGATCTTGCTTGAATCGGCTTACTTAGTGTTTGATGATGGTCAGTTGGAAGAGTGGCAAGTGTTGAACAAAAGCGGCGTTGAGATAAAAGCACTGACTAACTCAATGGCGTCAAATGACTTGGTTACTAACCACTCAGCCTACGCGGGCAGACGCTACGACATGTTAGAACATGGCATCGACTTGTTTGAGTTAAAACCAGATTCCAAGCTGTGTGAAGCATCGACTCAAGACATGTCGAAATGTGCGCCTGAAACGGCCTATGGCTTACACGCTAAATCAGTCGTATTTGACCGCAGCATTGCGAGTATCGGCTCGTTTAACTTCAACCTGCGTTCGACCTACCTAAACACGGAATCGGTGTTAATCATCGAGAACAAAGCGATTGCTGAAACGCTAGCTGAAACTATCGAGCAGGCGATGAGTGAAGACAACAGCTGGCGCTTGGAACTTGAAGACGGTGACGTGTATTGGTACTCAGGTGAACAAAGCTGGGACAGCGAACCAGAAACCGGCAAGTGGGAACGGATGCAATCAGGTTTCTTACAACTGCTACCGATTGAGAAATACTTGTAA
- a CDS encoding sulfatase, translating into MKKFPLSAVSKAFALAAVTCSGSVIAEEVKQPQQPNIVVIMADDLGDWATSHHNQYVETPNLEYLSETGVRFENGMTPAPVSSAARASFHTGKMPSQHGVYDFLAEDPKFDAGWLGGEKLLSERLQDEGYRTALIGKWHATTDSKEPIRGFDRWLSYDALEAGWKNQYLHSGTVLFSRDGENEEHTGIQAQFLTKETIKFIDAPSDKPFFVSLNYVEPHFPFEGLPERLVEKYRDIAHKVVSYGGNSVLEHMSAYTLVPSDHEEKLAQYLAAVTLLDEQVGQLIDGLEGRGLMDNTVIAFVSDHGLLMGQYGLYGKINASFPYNFYEETIRVPFIIKGPEGIVRQKQVRGEFVDILDLHTTIMDLASKGEGYDTSYGPGKSLLPMMKGERVRDWRQYQFSERGNARMITNGHWKLVRYYNKKNEPIDHWYDLSNPMGEAYIAEPPRQAVQDTMTKALDEFFAQYSSDEYSGLNMWKMAYPNFTTEKIIEHELWN; encoded by the coding sequence ATGAAAAAATTCCCGCTTAGTGCGGTTTCAAAAGCGTTTGCTCTCGCGGCAGTGACCTGCTCGGGTAGCGTTATCGCTGAAGAAGTCAAACAACCTCAACAGCCGAATATTGTGGTCATCATGGCCGACGATCTTGGTGATTGGGCGACAAGCCACCATAACCAATACGTAGAAACACCCAATCTAGAATACCTTTCAGAGACCGGTGTTCGTTTCGAGAATGGTATGACGCCAGCGCCTGTGAGTTCTGCGGCGCGTGCTTCTTTCCATACTGGTAAAATGCCCTCTCAACATGGTGTGTATGATTTCTTAGCGGAAGACCCTAAGTTTGATGCCGGTTGGTTAGGTGGTGAGAAATTGCTGTCGGAACGTTTACAAGATGAAGGCTACCGTACCGCTTTAATTGGTAAGTGGCATGCCACGACAGACAGTAAAGAGCCGATTCGTGGCTTTGACCGTTGGTTAAGTTACGACGCGTTAGAAGCGGGTTGGAAAAACCAATACCTACATTCAGGAACTGTGTTGTTCTCGCGAGATGGAGAGAATGAAGAACACACCGGTATTCAAGCGCAGTTCTTAACCAAGGAGACCATTAAGTTCATTGATGCGCCAAGCGATAAGCCTTTCTTTGTTAGCCTTAACTATGTTGAGCCGCATTTCCCCTTTGAAGGTTTACCAGAGCGATTGGTAGAGAAATACCGCGATATTGCCCATAAAGTGGTGTCTTATGGTGGGAACTCTGTGCTTGAACACATGAGTGCTTATACCTTGGTTCCATCTGATCATGAAGAGAAATTGGCACAGTATTTAGCGGCGGTGACTCTACTGGATGAGCAAGTTGGCCAATTGATCGATGGCTTAGAAGGGCGCGGTTTGATGGACAATACCGTGATCGCTTTTGTTTCTGATCATGGCTTATTGATGGGGCAGTATGGCTTATACGGTAAGATCAATGCCAGTTTCCCATACAACTTCTATGAAGAGACGATTCGTGTGCCTTTCATCATCAAAGGGCCTGAAGGCATAGTGCGTCAGAAACAAGTGCGTGGCGAATTTGTCGATATCTTAGATCTTCATACTACGATTATGGATCTGGCGAGCAAGGGCGAAGGTTACGATACCAGTTATGGTCCGGGTAAATCCTTGTTACCAATGATGAAGGGGGAGCGCGTTCGAGATTGGCGTCAGTACCAATTCTCAGAGCGAGGTAATGCGCGAATGATCACTAACGGTCACTGGAAGTTAGTGCGTTACTACAATAAGAAAAATGAGCCTATCGATCATTGGTATGACTTGAGCAACCCAATGGGTGAGGCGTATATCGCAGAGCCACCACGTCAAGCGGTTCAAGATACGATGACAAAAGCGTTGGATGAATTTTTTGCTCAGTACTCCAGTGATGAATACTCAGGTTTGAACATGTGGAAGATGGCTTACCCTAACTTCACTACTGAGAAAATCATTGAACATGAGCTGTGGAACTAA
- a CDS encoding HAD family hydrolase, whose amino-acid sequence MEKSIITSNNTALKLEREEFIASDVQALIFDFDGLLVDTETCMFKAWEALLKTHDVEVSPLQVAGLVGSSAPATSLYQLFNQASHQALSNDDIRQLVEEKAYRLIETISEREGVRQYLEFAKSKNWKIALATSSEFEHYHPILSRLNLTHFFDCFVGAEDIAPTKRKPQPDVYLAALNQLGVSAHQAIAFEDSPPGVQAARSAGIPTVAVTNLLTRHLDVSLANVVLSSMNDQTLPQLLNQLMRNEDE is encoded by the coding sequence ATGGAAAAAAGCATCATCACTTCGAATAACACAGCACTGAAATTGGAAAGAGAGGAATTCATTGCCAGTGATGTTCAAGCGTTGATTTTTGATTTCGATGGACTTCTCGTGGATACCGAGACTTGTATGTTTAAAGCCTGGGAAGCTTTGTTAAAAACCCATGATGTTGAAGTATCACCTCTTCAGGTTGCTGGTCTAGTTGGGAGCTCAGCACCAGCAACCTCTCTTTATCAATTATTTAATCAAGCATCTCATCAGGCGTTGTCGAATGATGACATTCGCCAACTTGTTGAGGAGAAAGCGTATCGCTTGATTGAAACCATTTCTGAGCGTGAAGGTGTTCGCCAATACCTTGAGTTTGCAAAGTCAAAAAATTGGAAAATTGCACTTGCAACAAGCTCTGAATTTGAGCATTACCATCCAATTTTATCTCGATTAAATCTCACTCACTTCTTTGATTGTTTTGTCGGTGCAGAAGACATTGCTCCAACAAAACGTAAGCCTCAACCCGATGTGTATTTGGCCGCCCTAAATCAATTAGGTGTCTCTGCCCATCAAGCCATCGCATTTGAAGACTCTCCTCCGGGTGTTCAGGCGGCTCGATCGGCAGGAATACCAACAGTAGCGGTAACTAACTTGCTCACTCGTCACCTCGATGTCTCGCTAGCCAACGTGGTGCTGAGTTCGATGAATGACCAAACCTTACCGCAATTGCTTAATCAACTTATGAGAAATGAAGATGAATAA
- a CDS encoding Crp/Fnr family transcriptional regulator encodes MSAFVLALFLYNGVLPTGNTFRANHLMLITEDDIYFTSQILDFLSENDKALSFRKHTIKKGDPIFQQGQEITDIIFITDGAISVARSSRYGRRYQVGTFNHNGFLGLMELFSGKPCFYSVKAESDCEGFIMNGAIFAELICQTPILAAHTFKHLTSKWYLSVERMSRNILHSITYCVIDDLLQFHSLNPEKDYIVNKSLECERLGTSLRVYNRILKQLNDSGAISVTRKSIRIINLDKLEATRLKESEKQ; translated from the coding sequence TTGTCTGCTTTTGTTCTAGCGCTTTTCTTATACAATGGTGTACTACCTACAGGAAATACGTTCAGAGCTAATCACCTTATGCTGATCACCGAAGATGATATTTACTTCACATCGCAGATCCTCGACTTTCTCTCAGAGAACGACAAAGCACTCTCTTTTCGTAAACATACGATAAAGAAAGGCGATCCAATCTTTCAGCAAGGGCAAGAGATAACCGACATCATATTCATCACCGACGGCGCTATTTCTGTCGCTCGAAGCTCGCGTTACGGTCGTCGGTATCAGGTTGGTACTTTCAACCACAATGGGTTTCTGGGGCTTATGGAGCTGTTTTCTGGGAAGCCTTGCTTCTACTCGGTGAAGGCTGAATCTGATTGTGAAGGGTTTATCATGAATGGAGCAATATTTGCAGAGCTCATCTGTCAAACCCCTATCTTGGCGGCACATACTTTTAAACACCTCACCTCCAAATGGTATTTATCGGTCGAGAGAATGTCGCGCAATATCCTGCACTCTATTACCTACTGTGTGATTGATGATTTGTTGCAGTTTCACAGCCTGAATCCAGAAAAAGATTACATCGTAAACAAAAGCTTAGAGTGTGAACGATTAGGCACGAGCCTGCGTGTTTACAATCGAATATTGAAACAGCTGAATGACAGCGGGGCGATTTCAGTCACACGCAAAAGTATTCGAATCATCAATCTAGACAAACTCGAAGCGACTCGTTTGAAAGAGTCCGAAAAGCAATAA
- a CDS encoding dihydrofolate reductase family protein: MSNIVFIGASLDGYIADKKGSLDWLQAIPNPEGDDIGYNAHIDRIDALVMGRNTMDMVLSFGIDWPYTKPVYVLSNTLTEVPKELEGKVFLIKGELTQIIEDLNSKGLNNLYIDGGVTIQNFLKEDLVDELIISTIPVVLGGGSPLFGDLVSPLDFTLKSVTTYLDEIVTTHYLRKR, translated from the coding sequence ATGTCAAATATTGTCTTTATCGGTGCGAGTCTTGATGGTTACATTGCAGACAAAAAAGGTAGTCTAGATTGGCTACAAGCAATCCCAAACCCAGAGGGTGATGACATAGGGTACAACGCCCATATCGATCGTATTGATGCTTTAGTAATGGGCCGAAATACAATGGATATGGTGTTGAGCTTCGGTATTGATTGGCCTTACACAAAGCCTGTTTATGTATTGAGTAACACGTTGACGGAAGTACCTAAGGAACTCGAAGGTAAAGTGTTCTTGATAAAGGGTGAGCTCACTCAGATCATCGAAGACCTGAACAGCAAAGGCCTTAACAATCTGTATATTGATGGCGGTGTGACCATTCAAAACTTCCTTAAAGAGGACCTGGTTGATGAACTGATTATCTCGACGATCCCTGTCGTTCTTGGTGGTGGCTCCCCGCTATTTGGTGACTTAGTCTCTCCTCTCGACTTTACACTGAAAAGTGTCACCACTTACCTTGATGAGATCGTAACCACTCACTACTTACGTAAGCGCTAA
- the ulaR gene encoding HTH-type transcriptional regulator UlaR: protein MNEAQRHRSLLDHLNSHTFITTNDYVKMLDISLSTARRDITKLAEEGKLKKIRNGAEVINHDAPLAATHVPSSFIPKEKDIECYAAKQRIAKAAADMCEEHDSIIVSGSNTTFLMGEHLLHRDVQVMTNFMPLAYQLISQDHQSIIILGGQYLPERQITISPDEEAADDHKSRFVFFTGTGVTAAGIHTSDLLVYMAEKKLLEYGDRIVALIDSSKVGKHGGKLLTCTSKLDTLITDEGADQQTLDSLRQQGVNVVVV from the coding sequence ATGAATGAAGCTCAACGTCATAGAAGCTTGCTTGACCATTTAAACAGTCACACTTTTATTACGACAAATGACTACGTAAAAATGTTAGATATCTCTTTATCAACGGCTCGTAGAGACATAACTAAGCTGGCAGAAGAAGGTAAGCTAAAGAAGATTCGTAATGGTGCAGAAGTGATCAACCATGATGCGCCATTGGCTGCCACACACGTTCCAAGTAGCTTTATTCCTAAAGAAAAAGATATTGAGTGCTACGCTGCCAAACAACGGATTGCCAAAGCAGCTGCAGATATGTGTGAAGAGCACGATAGTATTATTGTTAGCGGAAGTAACACCACCTTTCTGATGGGGGAACACCTTCTTCACAGAGATGTTCAAGTTATGACTAACTTTATGCCGCTGGCCTACCAATTGATCAGTCAAGATCATCAGAGCATCATTATTTTGGGCGGTCAGTATCTGCCTGAACGTCAAATTACGATTTCACCCGATGAAGAAGCCGCAGACGATCACAAGAGTCGCTTTGTGTTCTTTACCGGTACGGGTGTAACGGCTGCTGGTATCCACACATCTGATTTATTAGTGTATATGGCAGAGAAGAAGCTTCTAGAGTATGGCGATCGCATTGTTGCGCTAATTGATAGCAGCAAGGTGGGTAAGCACGGTGGAAAACTCCTTACGTGCACATCCAAATTAGACACTTTGATTACTGATGAAGGTGCCGATCAACAGACACTCGATTCATTACGCCAACAAGGGGTTAATGTTGTCGTAGTCTGA
- a CDS encoding aspartate/glutamate racemase family protein, translating to MKTIGLLGGMSWESTMSYYKSINEGVKATLGGLNSAKICMYSVNFDEIEKLQHQGRWAETADILSDAALSVEKGGADFILICTNTMHKIVPEIEEKIKIPILHIADTTAQKLLEQGVKKVGLLGTAFTMEQDFYKGRLTNKFGIDVVIPDESDRQKVHNIIYQELCRGEVREESRAIYRQIIEKLSQQGAEAVILGCTEIALLIQQQHTDVPLFDTTAIHSEAAVRLAIDV from the coding sequence ATGAAAACGATCGGTTTGCTAGGCGGCATGAGTTGGGAGTCGACGATGAGTTACTACAAATCCATTAACGAAGGCGTTAAAGCCACTCTCGGAGGGCTCAATTCAGCAAAGATTTGTATGTACAGTGTGAATTTCGATGAGATAGAAAAGCTGCAGCATCAAGGTCGTTGGGCGGAGACGGCAGATATTTTATCGGACGCGGCTTTATCGGTAGAGAAGGGCGGTGCTGATTTCATTCTGATTTGTACCAATACCATGCATAAGATCGTTCCTGAAATAGAAGAGAAGATCAAGATTCCTATCTTACATATCGCAGATACCACGGCGCAGAAGCTGCTTGAACAGGGCGTGAAAAAAGTCGGGTTACTCGGCACCGCTTTCACGATGGAACAAGATTTCTATAAAGGGCGCCTGACTAACAAGTTCGGTATTGATGTTGTGATTCCCGATGAGAGTGACCGACAGAAAGTGCACAACATCATTTACCAAGAGCTGTGCCGAGGTGAAGTAAGAGAAGAATCTCGAGCTATCTATCGTCAAATCATTGAGAAGCTAAGCCAACAAGGTGCGGAAGCCGTTATTCTGGGGTGCACTGAAATCGCTTTGTTGATTCAGCAGCAACATACGGATGTACCGTTGTTTGATACAACAGCAATTCACTCTGAAGCGGCGGTGCGCTTGGCGATAGACGTTTAA
- a CDS encoding ribulose-phosphate 3-epimerase, which produces MKKVKIAAGLAHVDYGHIADVVKEVSDAGADYIHCDAADMHDLKNLQLMGGHQIVEGIRPYTEKPIEVHAYFKDCDKLFIDKIAAAGANMLILPAEHFIGAPLCYIIKYCQNHGMKFGLTVGALTPVSFVKESIYYLDRLHIVIHGITDGDDEWLWRKSAIAMIREARELINERNPNCELCVDGGIRNHNIEELLNEDIDVMVASTNIFGHKDGITAGVRDFRAAIDQLEDKAEVKQEEAETA; this is translated from the coding sequence ATGAAAAAAGTGAAAATTGCAGCAGGCCTAGCTCACGTAGATTACGGACACATTGCTGACGTAGTGAAAGAAGTCTCAGACGCTGGTGCAGACTACATTCACTGTGATGCGGCAGATATGCATGACCTAAAAAACCTGCAATTGATGGGTGGACATCAAATCGTTGAAGGTATTCGCCCTTACACTGAAAAGCCAATTGAAGTTCATGCTTACTTCAAAGACTGCGACAAATTATTTATCGATAAAATCGCAGCTGCAGGTGCAAACATGTTGATTCTACCGGCAGAGCATTTTATCGGTGCTCCTCTGTGTTACATCATTAAATACTGCCAAAACCACGGAATGAAATTTGGCTTAACAGTTGGTGCATTAACACCAGTGTCATTTGTTAAAGAATCTATCTACTACTTAGATCGCCTACACATTGTTATTCACGGAATTACTGATGGCGATGATGAGTGGTTATGGCGCAAATCAGCGATTGCAATGATTCGTGAAGCTCGTGAACTCATCAACGAACGTAACCCTAACTGTGAGCTATGTGTTGATGGTGGTATCCGTAACCACAATATCGAAGAGCTGCTTAATGAAGACATCGACGTAATGGTTGCCTCTACCAATATCTTTGGTCACAAAGATGGCATTACTGCTGGTGTTCGTGATTTCCGCGCTGCGATTGACCAACTCGAAGACAAAGCAGAAGTGAAACAAGAAGAAGCTGAAACAGCTTAA
- the nfsA gene encoding oxygen-insensitive NADPH nitroreductase, whose translation MNSTIETILGHRSIRQYTNQPIEKSQLDVIVQAGLAASSSSLLQAVSIVRVTDKEKRKLLAEFAGNQAYVENAAEFLVFCIDYQRHAQINPEVKTDFTELTLIGAVDSGIMAQNCMLAAESLGLGGVYIGGLRNSAQQVDELLELPQHTAVLFGMCLGHPAQQPEIKPRLPAHVVMHENQYQPLSLDEIARYDDSMQSYYANRSSNQKQSSWSQQITQKLSGESRPHILPYLNSKHLAKR comes from the coding sequence ATGAACAGCACGATTGAAACTATTCTGGGGCACCGCTCCATTCGTCAATATACAAATCAACCGATTGAAAAGTCACAACTTGATGTGATTGTTCAGGCTGGTCTCGCGGCTTCATCATCGAGCTTACTGCAGGCTGTTTCTATTGTGAGAGTAACCGACAAAGAGAAGCGTAAGCTGCTAGCTGAATTCGCAGGCAACCAAGCTTACGTTGAGAACGCGGCTGAGTTTTTGGTGTTCTGTATCGACTATCAACGCCACGCTCAAATTAACCCTGAGGTAAAAACCGACTTTACCGAACTTACTCTGATTGGCGCGGTCGATTCTGGCATCATGGCGCAAAACTGCATGCTGGCTGCAGAATCTCTTGGATTGGGTGGCGTGTACATTGGTGGCTTGCGTAACAGCGCTCAGCAAGTCGATGAGCTATTGGAACTTCCACAACACACGGCTGTGCTATTTGGTATGTGTTTAGGTCACCCTGCACAACAGCCAGAAATCAAACCCCGCCTTCCTGCTCATGTGGTGATGCACGAAAATCAATACCAACCGTTGAGCTTAGATGAAATTGCTCGCTACGACGATTCAATGCAAAGCTACTATGCAAACCGCTCAAGTAATCAAAAGCAAAGCAGCTGGTCACAGCAGATCACTCAAAAGCTTTCTGGTGAATCTCGCCCACATATTCTGCCTTATCTGAACAGTAAACATCTGGCTAAGCGATAA